The Streptomyces achromogenes DNA segment TGGGCCCCGAAGCTCGGCATGTACGGCATCCAGCGCATCCACCTGCTGGGCAACGTCATGGTGCTGGCCGGCGCCGGCGTGGGCGGCGGCTCCCTCAACTACGCCAACACGCTCTACGTGCCGCCGAAGCCGTTCTTCGACGACCCCCAGTGGCGTGGCATCACCGACTGGCAGGAAGAGCTGCGGCCGTACTACGACCAGGCACGGCGCATGCTCGGCGTCCGCCTCAACCCGACGACGACCCCTTCCGACGTGCACCTGAAGGCGGCCGCCGAGCGGATGGGCGTCGGCGACACCTTCCACATGGCGCCCGTCGGCGTGTTCTTCGGCGACGGCGAGGACGCCGACGGCACGGCGAAGGCGAAGCCGGGGGAGCAGGTCGACGACCCCTACTTCGGCGGCGCGGGCCCGTCCCGCAAGGCCTGCACCGAGTGCGGCGAGTGCATGACCGGCTGCCGGCACGGTGCGAAGAACACCCTGAACGAGAACTACCTCCACCTCGCCGAGAAGGCGGGCGCCGTCGTGCACCCCCTGACGACGGTGGTCTCCGTCACGGACGACTCGCAGGGCGGATACGCGGTGGCCACGCTGCCCACCGACGAGCGCCGCAGGGGCAGGGCGAAGGCGAGGGGCCGGGTCTTCAAGGCCCGCCGGGTCGTCCTCGCCGCCGGCACCTACGGCACCCAGACCCTGCTGCACCGGATGAAGGCCAACCGCCAGCTCCCGTACCTCTCGGACCGGTTGGGCGAGCTGACCCGTACCAACTCGGAGGCGCTGGTCGGCGCGCAGACCGACGACCGGCGCTACCGCAAGGCGACCGGCGCGCCGAAGGTCGACTTCACGCGCGGCGTCGCCATCACCTCGTCCGTCCACCCGGACGCCGACACCCACATCGAGCCGGTCCGCTACGGCAAGGGCTCCAACTCGATGGGCGGGCTGTCGATCCTCCAGGTGCCGTACGCGGAGGGCTCCTCCAGGGTGGCCGGCTGGCTGACGAACGCGGCCCGCCACCCGCTGCTCGTGCTGCGCTCGCTGTCCAACCGCCGCTGGTCGGAGCGAACCATCATCGGCCTGGTGATGCAGTCGCTGGACAACTCGCTGACGACGTATCTCAAGCCGTCCGGCGTGGGCCGGGGCCTGCTGACGGCGCGACAGGGACACGGCGCCCCCAACCCCAAGCAGATCAAGGCCGCCTCCGAGGCCGCCTCCGCGATCGCCGCCGACATCAACGGCTTCGCGGGTTCCAACGTCGGCGAGCTGATGGGCACCCCGCTCACCGCGCACTTCCTCGGCGGCTGCCCCATCGGCGACTCCCGCGAGACCGGCGTCATCGACCCGTACCACCGCCTGTACGGCCACCCCGGCATCTCGGTCGTCGACGGCGCGGCCGTCTCGGCGAACCTGGGCGTGAACCCCTCGCTCACCATCACCGCCCAGGCGGAGCGCGCGATGTCGTACTGGCCCAACAAGGGCGATACGGATCCGCGACCGGCACAGGGCGCGGCATACGAACGGCTGGAGCCTGTGGAGCCGGTCAGCCCGGCGGTGCCGGCGGACGCCTTCGGCGCGCTGCGCCTGCCGTTCCTCGGGATGCCGACGGTCCCGCCCCGGCCGTAGCAGGAGGACGGCTCTCGCCCGCGCCCATGCCCATGCCCGTGCGGGCACGTACGAGTAGTCACGACTACGACGCGACGAGACGCGTACGGGCGACGACGACACGACGAAGGGACCTGCGCCCCCTCCGGGCGCAGGTCCCTTCGTGTGTCCCGACGCGGGTTACGCGTGCGTGCCGACCTTGCGGCGGCGGACGGCGAACACCGCGCCGGCGCCGGCGAGCACGGCGACCCCGCCGACCAGGCCGATCACCGGCAGCGCCGAGTCGGAGCCGGTCTCGGCGAGACTGCCGCTGATCGGCTTGGCGTCGCCCTGGGGCTTGACGCCGGAGGTGGGCTTGTCGCCGTTCGGCTTGGCGTCGCCGGAGTCGCCCGCGTCCGCGCCTGCGGCGAGGATCCGGACGTCGTAGAAGTCACCGTTGCCGTAGCAGGCGGAGCCCTCACCGGCGTAGATGGCCTCGCTCAGCGCGAACGAGGAGCCCGCCGGGGCGGAGGCCTTGACCTTCACCCGCAGTTCGAGGCTCGCGGAGGAGTGCTTCTCCAGCGTGTCGAGCAGGCCGACGAACGATCCCGTGACGTTGACGGTCTTGCCGTGCTCGTCCTCGAAGGAGTCCTGGAAGCTGTTGGTCCACTTGCCGTCCTCCTTGACCTGGATGACGGCGAGACCCTCGGACAGGAACGCGTCGTTCGCTTCGTCGCCGTATTCGAGGAACGCGTCGATGTACACGTTCTTCAGGTCGCGGTCGGAGTCGTTGTCGACGGCGAACGTGAAGCCGTGCCAGCCGGAACCGGCGACGATCTTGCTCGGCAGGCCCTTGACCTGAGCCGACAGCTTCTCGTCCAGGTCGAAGGAGTCACAGTCCTCGTACGGGTCGAACCCGTCTCCGCTCTCGGTGGCCGACGCGCTCGCGCCGGCCTTCTCCGAGCTGGAGGAGGAGGGCGAGGAGGAGCCGGACGAAGAGCCGGACGCCTTCTTGTCGTCCGACGGCGACGACGAGGCCGACGAGGCCGACGAGGCGTCGGTCGGGGCGCCGGACGTGCTCTGGCCGTCCGAGGCCGCGGCGGACGCCGAGGAGGTGCCGGTCTCCGAGGAGGACGCGCTGGGGGAGGACGTGCCGCCCTCCTCCGCGAAGGCGACGGGTGCCGACAGCAGCGCGAGCGGCGCGATGACGGCGGTCGCGGCCACGGTGACCATCGTGCGGCGGAGATTCATGAAGACCTCGTGGATCTGGTGGTGGAGGCCTTCCGCATGGGGGTGTGGGAGTGGCCTTGGCTCGGTACGTGTGACCGGTCATGGCCTGAAACAGTTGTCCTGAACTCACAGGTTCTTTATGTGACACCCGCCACAAGGGCCCCCGCTCGCCGGAGAAGACCCTCCGGACATGGCGAAGGGCCCCGCGGGACGGATCCGCGGGGCCCTTCTTTACCGTCAGCACCGGCGTCAGGGCAGCGCCGGTGCCTGGGAGCGGCGCCGGGGGGTTGCGCCGCTGGTCTGGACCTCTGGCAGTCGAGAAGGGCAACAGCGCACGTGAGGCAGTTGCCCGAGGGGGACTTGGGCCTTTTCGGGGCTTTCTCGCATCGTGCTGGATGAGCGCGGCCTCCGCAACCGTTTGACCCAGCCTTGTGCATTTTTGCATTTTCCGCCGGTCGGCCCCGGGCGTCCCCGAGGCCGGCCGTTCCCTTGGGTGACCGGGCTGCTGTCCCCTGCCGTCCGGTCACTTTCCGGAGCGAGGTCCCACGGCGCACGAAGCGATCCGTACGCCTCTCGCCCCAGCGAGCCACGCGTGGTTCTTTCCGGGCCCGCCCCTGGCTGGCGCGGACACGGGGACCAACGAAGCGACCCGGGCGCCGGTCACGCGCCGTACGGGTGAGAGGACGTCCGAACTGGCGCGCGACCCGGGCCCGCCGTCGCGCGGCTCCCCACGGGGCTCGGCGTCAGACGCGGCCCCGGCACAGTTCCAGCAGCGTCATCGCCAGGGACGTGCCGGGCTTGCCGAGCGCGTCGCT contains these protein-coding regions:
- a CDS encoding GMC oxidoreductase, whose translation is MSQDAYDYDVIVVGSGFGGSVTALRLTEKGYRVGVLEAGRRFTRESLPRNSWDLKNYLWAPKLGMYGIQRIHLLGNVMVLAGAGVGGGSLNYANTLYVPPKPFFDDPQWRGITDWQEELRPYYDQARRMLGVRLNPTTTPSDVHLKAAAERMGVGDTFHMAPVGVFFGDGEDADGTAKAKPGEQVDDPYFGGAGPSRKACTECGECMTGCRHGAKNTLNENYLHLAEKAGAVVHPLTTVVSVTDDSQGGYAVATLPTDERRRGRAKARGRVFKARRVVLAAGTYGTQTLLHRMKANRQLPYLSDRLGELTRTNSEALVGAQTDDRRYRKATGAPKVDFTRGVAITSSVHPDADTHIEPVRYGKGSNSMGGLSILQVPYAEGSSRVAGWLTNAARHPLLVLRSLSNRRWSERTIIGLVMQSLDNSLTTYLKPSGVGRGLLTARQGHGAPNPKQIKAASEAASAIAADINGFAGSNVGELMGTPLTAHFLGGCPIGDSRETGVIDPYHRLYGHPGISVVDGAAVSANLGVNPSLTITAQAERAMSYWPNKGDTDPRPAQGAAYERLEPVEPVSPAVPADAFGALRLPFLGMPTVPPRP
- a CDS encoding LAETG motif-containing sortase-dependent surface protein, whose translation is MNLRRTMVTVAATAVIAPLALLSAPVAFAEEGGTSSPSASSSETGTSSASAAASDGQSTSGAPTDASSASSASSSPSDDKKASGSSSGSSSPSSSSSEKAGASASATESGDGFDPYEDCDSFDLDEKLSAQVKGLPSKIVAGSGWHGFTFAVDNDSDRDLKNVYIDAFLEYGDEANDAFLSEGLAVIQVKEDGKWTNSFQDSFEDEHGKTVNVTGSFVGLLDTLEKHSSASLELRVKVKASAPAGSSFALSEAIYAGEGSACYGNGDFYDVRILAAGADAGDSGDAKPNGDKPTSGVKPQGDAKPISGSLAETGSDSALPVIGLVGGVAVLAGAGAVFAVRRRKVGTHA